The Neomonachus schauinslandi chromosome 4, ASM220157v2, whole genome shotgun sequence genome includes a region encoding these proteins:
- the LRRC14 gene encoding leucine-rich repeat-containing protein 14 isoform X1 — protein sequence MRWLLAWPSAMHTLVFLSTRQVLQCQPAACQALPLLPRELFPLLFKVAFMDKKTVVLRELVHTWPFPLLSFQQLLQECAHCSRALLQERPSTESMQAVILGLTARLHTPETEAGTQPLCRKHALRVLDMTGLLDDGVEQDPGTMSMWDCTAAVARTCIAQQQGGTAEPGLAPIPVEVRVDLRVNRASYAFLREALRSSVGSPLRLCCRDLRAEDLPMRNTVALLQLLDAGCLRRVDLRFNNLGLRGLSVIIPHVARFQHLASLRLHYVHGDSRQPSVDGEDNFRYFLAQMGRFTCLRELSMGSSLLSGRLDQLLSTLQSPLESLELAFCALLPEDLRFLARSPHAVHLKKLDLSGNDLSGSQLEPFQGLLRAAAATLLHLELTECQLADTQLLATLPVLTRCTSLRYLGLYGNPLSMAGLKELLRDSVVQAELRTVVHPFPVDCYEGLPWPPPASVLLEASINEEKFARVEAELHQLLLASGRAHVLWTTDIYGRLAADYFSL from the exons ATGAG GTGGCTTCTTGCCTGGCCCAGCGCCATGCACACGCTTGTGTTCCTGAGCACACGGCAGGTGCTCCAGTGCCAGCCAGCTGcctgccaggccctgcccctgctGCCTCGAGAGCTCTTCCCCCTGCTGTTCAAGGTGGCCTTCATGGACAAGAAGACTGTTGTGCTTCGAGAGCTGGTGCACACGTGGCCCTTCCCACTGCTCAGCTTCCAGCAGCTGTTGCAGGAATGTGCCCACTGCAGCCGGGCCTTGCTGCAAGAGCGCCCCAGCACAGAGAGCATGCAGGCTGTGATCCTGGGGCTGACGGCCCGGCTCCACACCCCAGAGACAGAGGCTGGCACACAGCCTCTCTGCAG GAAGCATGCCCTGCGAGTGCTGGATATGACAGGCCTCCTGGACGATGGCGTGGAGCAGGACCCTGGCACCATGAGCATGTGGGACTGCACAGCAGCGGTGGCCCGCACCTGCATAGCACAGCAGCAGGGTGGGACTGCGGAGCCTGGGCTGGCCCCCATTCCTGTGGAGGTTCGTGTGGACCTGCGGGTGAACCGGGCCTCGTATGCGTTCCTGCGGGAGGCACTGCGAAGCAGCGTAGGCAGTCCCCTGCGGCTCTGCTGCCGGGACCTGCGGGCTGAGGACCTGCCCATGCGCAACACTGTGGCTTTGCTGCAGCTGCTGGATGCGGGCTGCTTGCGCCGTGTGGACCTGCGCTTTAACAACTTGGGTCTACGTGGCCTGTCTGTTATCATCCCACATGTGGCCCGCTTCCAGCACCTGGCCAGCCTGCGGCTGCACTATGTGCACGGGGACTCCAGGCAGCCTTCTGTGGATGGTGAGGACAACTTCCGTTACTTCCTGGCCCAGATGGGCCGCTTCACTTGTCTGCGGGAGCTCAGCATGGGCTCCTCTCTCCTCTCGGGACGGTTGGACCAGCTGCTCAG CACCCTGCAGAGCCCCCTGGAGAGCCTGGAGCTGGCCTTCTGTGCCCTGCTGCCCGAGGATCTGCGCTTTCTGGCACGGAGCCCCCATGCTGTCCATCTCAAGAAGTTGGACCTTAGTGGCAATGACCTGTCCGGCAGCCAACTAGAGCCTTTCCAGGGTCTGCTGCGGGCGGCTGCGGCCACACTGCTGCACCTGGAGCTGACTGAGTGCCAGCTTGCCGATACCCAGCTGCTGGCCACGCTCCCTGTGCTGACGCGCTGCACCAGCCTCCGCTACCTCGGCCTCTATGGCAACCCGCTGTCCATGGCGGGCCTCAAGGAGCTCCTCCGGGATTCAGTGGTGCAGGCTGAGCTACGCACAGTGGTGCACCCCTTCCCTGTGGACTGTTACGAAGGCCTGCCCTGGCCACCGCCTGCTTCTGTTCTGCTGGAGGCTTCCATCAACGAGGAGAAGTTTGCTCGTGTGGAGGCTGAGCTGCACCAGCTGCTCCTGGCCTCAGGCCGTGCTCATGTGCTGTGGACCACAGACATTTATGGGCGCCTGGCTGCAGACTACTTCAGCCTATGA
- the LRRC14 gene encoding leucine-rich repeat-containing protein 14 isoform X3, translated as MVELTSKDSIVSGIYCGLHGQEDCCASRAGAHVALPTAQLPAAVAGMCPLQPGLAARAPQHREHAGCDPGADGPAPHPRDRGWHTASLQHALRVLDMTGLLDDGVEQDPGTMSMWDCTAAVARTCIAQQQGGTAEPGLAPIPVEVRVDLRVNRASYAFLREALRSSVGSPLRLCCRDLRAEDLPMRNTVALLQLLDAGCLRRVDLRFNNLGLRGLSVIIPHVARFQHLASLRLHYVHGDSRQPSVDGEDNFRYFLAQMGRFTCLRELSMGSSLLSGRLDQLLSTLQSPLESLELAFCALLPEDLRFLARSPHAVHLKKLDLSGNDLSGSQLEPFQGLLRAAAATLLHLELTECQLADTQLLATLPVLTRCTSLRYLGLYGNPLSMAGLKELLRDSVVQAELRTVVHPFPVDCYEGLPWPPPASVLLEASINEEKFARVEAELHQLLLASGRAHVLWTTDIYGRLAADYFSL; from the exons ATGGTAGAGCTGACGTCCAAGGACTCCATAGTCTCAGGCATTTACT GTGGCCTTCATGGACAAGAAGACTGTTGTGCTTCGAGAGCTGGTGCACACGTGGCCCTTCCCACTGCTCAGCTTCCAGCAGCTGTTGCAGGAATGTGCCCACTGCAGCCGGGCCTTGCTGCAAGAGCGCCCCAGCACAGAGAGCATGCAGGCTGTGATCCTGGGGCTGACGGCCCGGCTCCACACCCCAGAGACAGAGGCTGGCACACAGCCTCTCTGCAG CATGCCCTGCGAGTGCTGGATATGACAGGCCTCCTGGACGATGGCGTGGAGCAGGACCCTGGCACCATGAGCATGTGGGACTGCACAGCAGCGGTGGCCCGCACCTGCATAGCACAGCAGCAGGGTGGGACTGCGGAGCCTGGGCTGGCCCCCATTCCTGTGGAGGTTCGTGTGGACCTGCGGGTGAACCGGGCCTCGTATGCGTTCCTGCGGGAGGCACTGCGAAGCAGCGTAGGCAGTCCCCTGCGGCTCTGCTGCCGGGACCTGCGGGCTGAGGACCTGCCCATGCGCAACACTGTGGCTTTGCTGCAGCTGCTGGATGCGGGCTGCTTGCGCCGTGTGGACCTGCGCTTTAACAACTTGGGTCTACGTGGCCTGTCTGTTATCATCCCACATGTGGCCCGCTTCCAGCACCTGGCCAGCCTGCGGCTGCACTATGTGCACGGGGACTCCAGGCAGCCTTCTGTGGATGGTGAGGACAACTTCCGTTACTTCCTGGCCCAGATGGGCCGCTTCACTTGTCTGCGGGAGCTCAGCATGGGCTCCTCTCTCCTCTCGGGACGGTTGGACCAGCTGCTCAG CACCCTGCAGAGCCCCCTGGAGAGCCTGGAGCTGGCCTTCTGTGCCCTGCTGCCCGAGGATCTGCGCTTTCTGGCACGGAGCCCCCATGCTGTCCATCTCAAGAAGTTGGACCTTAGTGGCAATGACCTGTCCGGCAGCCAACTAGAGCCTTTCCAGGGTCTGCTGCGGGCGGCTGCGGCCACACTGCTGCACCTGGAGCTGACTGAGTGCCAGCTTGCCGATACCCAGCTGCTGGCCACGCTCCCTGTGCTGACGCGCTGCACCAGCCTCCGCTACCTCGGCCTCTATGGCAACCCGCTGTCCATGGCGGGCCTCAAGGAGCTCCTCCGGGATTCAGTGGTGCAGGCTGAGCTACGCACAGTGGTGCACCCCTTCCCTGTGGACTGTTACGAAGGCCTGCCCTGGCCACCGCCTGCTTCTGTTCTGCTGGAGGCTTCCATCAACGAGGAGAAGTTTGCTCGTGTGGAGGCTGAGCTGCACCAGCTGCTCCTGGCCTCAGGCCGTGCTCATGTGCTGTGGACCACAGACATTTATGGGCGCCTGGCTGCAGACTACTTCAGCCTATGA
- the LRRC14 gene encoding leucine-rich repeat-containing protein 14 isoform X2: MHTLVFLSTRQVLQCQPAACQALPLLPRELFPLLFKVAFMDKKTVVLRELVHTWPFPLLSFQQLLQECAHCSRALLQERPSTESMQAVILGLTARLHTPETEAGTQPLCRKHALRVLDMTGLLDDGVEQDPGTMSMWDCTAAVARTCIAQQQGGTAEPGLAPIPVEVRVDLRVNRASYAFLREALRSSVGSPLRLCCRDLRAEDLPMRNTVALLQLLDAGCLRRVDLRFNNLGLRGLSVIIPHVARFQHLASLRLHYVHGDSRQPSVDGEDNFRYFLAQMGRFTCLRELSMGSSLLSGRLDQLLSTLQSPLESLELAFCALLPEDLRFLARSPHAVHLKKLDLSGNDLSGSQLEPFQGLLRAAAATLLHLELTECQLADTQLLATLPVLTRCTSLRYLGLYGNPLSMAGLKELLRDSVVQAELRTVVHPFPVDCYEGLPWPPPASVLLEASINEEKFARVEAELHQLLLASGRAHVLWTTDIYGRLAADYFSL; this comes from the exons ATGCACACGCTTGTGTTCCTGAGCACACGGCAGGTGCTCCAGTGCCAGCCAGCTGcctgccaggccctgcccctgctGCCTCGAGAGCTCTTCCCCCTGCTGTTCAAGGTGGCCTTCATGGACAAGAAGACTGTTGTGCTTCGAGAGCTGGTGCACACGTGGCCCTTCCCACTGCTCAGCTTCCAGCAGCTGTTGCAGGAATGTGCCCACTGCAGCCGGGCCTTGCTGCAAGAGCGCCCCAGCACAGAGAGCATGCAGGCTGTGATCCTGGGGCTGACGGCCCGGCTCCACACCCCAGAGACAGAGGCTGGCACACAGCCTCTCTGCAG GAAGCATGCCCTGCGAGTGCTGGATATGACAGGCCTCCTGGACGATGGCGTGGAGCAGGACCCTGGCACCATGAGCATGTGGGACTGCACAGCAGCGGTGGCCCGCACCTGCATAGCACAGCAGCAGGGTGGGACTGCGGAGCCTGGGCTGGCCCCCATTCCTGTGGAGGTTCGTGTGGACCTGCGGGTGAACCGGGCCTCGTATGCGTTCCTGCGGGAGGCACTGCGAAGCAGCGTAGGCAGTCCCCTGCGGCTCTGCTGCCGGGACCTGCGGGCTGAGGACCTGCCCATGCGCAACACTGTGGCTTTGCTGCAGCTGCTGGATGCGGGCTGCTTGCGCCGTGTGGACCTGCGCTTTAACAACTTGGGTCTACGTGGCCTGTCTGTTATCATCCCACATGTGGCCCGCTTCCAGCACCTGGCCAGCCTGCGGCTGCACTATGTGCACGGGGACTCCAGGCAGCCTTCTGTGGATGGTGAGGACAACTTCCGTTACTTCCTGGCCCAGATGGGCCGCTTCACTTGTCTGCGGGAGCTCAGCATGGGCTCCTCTCTCCTCTCGGGACGGTTGGACCAGCTGCTCAG CACCCTGCAGAGCCCCCTGGAGAGCCTGGAGCTGGCCTTCTGTGCCCTGCTGCCCGAGGATCTGCGCTTTCTGGCACGGAGCCCCCATGCTGTCCATCTCAAGAAGTTGGACCTTAGTGGCAATGACCTGTCCGGCAGCCAACTAGAGCCTTTCCAGGGTCTGCTGCGGGCGGCTGCGGCCACACTGCTGCACCTGGAGCTGACTGAGTGCCAGCTTGCCGATACCCAGCTGCTGGCCACGCTCCCTGTGCTGACGCGCTGCACCAGCCTCCGCTACCTCGGCCTCTATGGCAACCCGCTGTCCATGGCGGGCCTCAAGGAGCTCCTCCGGGATTCAGTGGTGCAGGCTGAGCTACGCACAGTGGTGCACCCCTTCCCTGTGGACTGTTACGAAGGCCTGCCCTGGCCACCGCCTGCTTCTGTTCTGCTGGAGGCTTCCATCAACGAGGAGAAGTTTGCTCGTGTGGAGGCTGAGCTGCACCAGCTGCTCCTGGCCTCAGGCCGTGCTCATGTGCTGTGGACCACAGACATTTATGGGCGCCTGGCTGCAGACTACTTCAGCCTATGA
- the LRRC14 gene encoding leucine-rich repeat-containing protein 14 isoform X4: MDKKTVVLRELVHTWPFPLLSFQQLLQECAHCSRALLQERPSTESMQAVILGLTARLHTPETEAGTQPLCRKHALRVLDMTGLLDDGVEQDPGTMSMWDCTAAVARTCIAQQQGGTAEPGLAPIPVEVRVDLRVNRASYAFLREALRSSVGSPLRLCCRDLRAEDLPMRNTVALLQLLDAGCLRRVDLRFNNLGLRGLSVIIPHVARFQHLASLRLHYVHGDSRQPSVDGEDNFRYFLAQMGRFTCLRELSMGSSLLSGRLDQLLSTLQSPLESLELAFCALLPEDLRFLARSPHAVHLKKLDLSGNDLSGSQLEPFQGLLRAAAATLLHLELTECQLADTQLLATLPVLTRCTSLRYLGLYGNPLSMAGLKELLRDSVVQAELRTVVHPFPVDCYEGLPWPPPASVLLEASINEEKFARVEAELHQLLLASGRAHVLWTTDIYGRLAADYFSL; the protein is encoded by the exons ATGGACAAGAAGACTGTTGTGCTTCGAGAGCTGGTGCACACGTGGCCCTTCCCACTGCTCAGCTTCCAGCAGCTGTTGCAGGAATGTGCCCACTGCAGCCGGGCCTTGCTGCAAGAGCGCCCCAGCACAGAGAGCATGCAGGCTGTGATCCTGGGGCTGACGGCCCGGCTCCACACCCCAGAGACAGAGGCTGGCACACAGCCTCTCTGCAG GAAGCATGCCCTGCGAGTGCTGGATATGACAGGCCTCCTGGACGATGGCGTGGAGCAGGACCCTGGCACCATGAGCATGTGGGACTGCACAGCAGCGGTGGCCCGCACCTGCATAGCACAGCAGCAGGGTGGGACTGCGGAGCCTGGGCTGGCCCCCATTCCTGTGGAGGTTCGTGTGGACCTGCGGGTGAACCGGGCCTCGTATGCGTTCCTGCGGGAGGCACTGCGAAGCAGCGTAGGCAGTCCCCTGCGGCTCTGCTGCCGGGACCTGCGGGCTGAGGACCTGCCCATGCGCAACACTGTGGCTTTGCTGCAGCTGCTGGATGCGGGCTGCTTGCGCCGTGTGGACCTGCGCTTTAACAACTTGGGTCTACGTGGCCTGTCTGTTATCATCCCACATGTGGCCCGCTTCCAGCACCTGGCCAGCCTGCGGCTGCACTATGTGCACGGGGACTCCAGGCAGCCTTCTGTGGATGGTGAGGACAACTTCCGTTACTTCCTGGCCCAGATGGGCCGCTTCACTTGTCTGCGGGAGCTCAGCATGGGCTCCTCTCTCCTCTCGGGACGGTTGGACCAGCTGCTCAG CACCCTGCAGAGCCCCCTGGAGAGCCTGGAGCTGGCCTTCTGTGCCCTGCTGCCCGAGGATCTGCGCTTTCTGGCACGGAGCCCCCATGCTGTCCATCTCAAGAAGTTGGACCTTAGTGGCAATGACCTGTCCGGCAGCCAACTAGAGCCTTTCCAGGGTCTGCTGCGGGCGGCTGCGGCCACACTGCTGCACCTGGAGCTGACTGAGTGCCAGCTTGCCGATACCCAGCTGCTGGCCACGCTCCCTGTGCTGACGCGCTGCACCAGCCTCCGCTACCTCGGCCTCTATGGCAACCCGCTGTCCATGGCGGGCCTCAAGGAGCTCCTCCGGGATTCAGTGGTGCAGGCTGAGCTACGCACAGTGGTGCACCCCTTCCCTGTGGACTGTTACGAAGGCCTGCCCTGGCCACCGCCTGCTTCTGTTCTGCTGGAGGCTTCCATCAACGAGGAGAAGTTTGCTCGTGTGGAGGCTGAGCTGCACCAGCTGCTCCTGGCCTCAGGCCGTGCTCATGTGCTGTGGACCACAGACATTTATGGGCGCCTGGCTGCAGACTACTTCAGCCTATGA
- the LRRC24 gene encoding leucine-rich repeat-containing protein 24 encodes MAPGVPTLLLLWLLWFPDFPARAAGCPAACRCYSVTVECGALRLRVVPPGIPPGTQTLFLQDNSIARLEPGVLAPLAALRRLYVHNNSLRALEPGAFRAQSRLLELALTGNRLRGLRVGAFAGLAQLRALYLAGNQLVQLLDFTFLHLPRLQELHLQENSIELLEDQALAGLSSLALLDLSRNQLGTISREALQPLASLQVLRLTENPWRCDCALHWLGAWIKEGGQRLLSSRDKKIMCAEPPRLALQSLLDVSGSSLICIPPSVHVEPLEVTANLGDDLRVACQASGYPQPLVTWRKVAQAREGQPRAQVQPGGGAPRPGGPGASDTGSGMLFLTNITLAHAGKYECEASNAGGAARVPFQLLVNLSRQQQLQLAPPPPPHAGPASHEPLQEAGSMAFRALGLATQTAIAAAIALLALTALLLATMICRRRRKRKKAPGPPGEGALFVNDYSDGPCTFAQLEELRDERGHEMFVIDRSKPLFAEGPTEAADGAATGPGQGLPLQPPAAYEIHC; translated from the exons ATGGCCCCGGGCGTGCCCACACTGCTGCTGCTGTGGCTGCTGTGGTTCCCCGACTTCCCGGCCCGCGCCGCCGGCTGCCCGGCCGCTTGCCGCTGCTACAGCGTCACGGTGGAGTGCGGCGCCCTGCGGCTGCGCGTCGTCCCGCCCGGAATTCCACCTGGGACGCAG ACGCTGTTCCTGCAGGACAACAGCATCGCGCGCCTGGAACCGGGCGTATTGGCGCCTCTCGCAGCCCTGCGCCGGCTCTACGTGCACAATAACAGCCTGCGCGCCCTGGAGCCAGGCGCCTTCCGCGCGCAGTCGCGCCTGCTGGAGCTAGCGCTCACCGGCAACCGGCTACGCGGCTTGCGAGTTGGCGCTTTCGCCGGCCTGGCCCAGCTCCGTGCACTCTACCTGGCCGGTAACCAGCTAGTGCAGCTGCTGGATTTCACCTTCCTGCACCTACCG CGACTGCAGGAGCTGCACCTGCAGGAAAACAGCATTGAGCTGCTGGAGGACCAGGCCCTGGCCGGGCTCTCCTCATTGGCACTGCTGGACCTCAGCAGGAATCAACTGGGCACCATCAGCCGTGAGGCCCTACAGCCCCTGGCCAGCCTGCAGGTCCTGCGCCTCACAG AGAACCCATGGCGCTGTGACTGTGCCCTGCATTGGCTGGGAGCATGGATCAAGGAGGGCGGCCAGCGGCTGCTCAGCTCCAGGGACAAGAAGATAATGTGTGCAGAGCCCCCGCGCCTGGCACTTCAAAGTCTCCTGGACGTATCTGGCAGTAGCCTCATCTGCATCCCGCCCTCTGTACACGTGGAGCCGCTGGAGGTGACAGCCAACTTAGGGGACGACCTGCGGGTTGCCTGCCAAGCTTCCGGCTACCCGCAGCCCCTGGTGACCTGGAGAAAGGTGGCCCAGGCTCGCGAAGGGCAGCCACGGGCTCAGGTCCAGCCAGGCGGCGGGGCGCCGCGCCCAGGCGGGCCCGGCGCCTCTGACACGGGCAGCGGCATGCTCTTCCTCACCAACATCACCCTGGCCCACGCGGGCAAGTACGAGTGCGAGGCCTCCAACGCCGGCGGCGCCGCCCGCGTGCCCTTCCAGCTCCTGGTCAACCTGTCCCGGCAGCAGCAGCTGCAGCtggcgcccccgccgcccccgcacGCCGGCCCCGCCAGCCACGAGCCCCTGCAGGAGGCGGGCAGCATGGCCTTCCGCGCCCTGGGCCTGGCCACGCAGACGGCCATCGCAGCCGCCATCGCGCTCCTCGCGCTCACGGCGCTGCTGCTGGCGACCATGATCTGCCGCCGGCGGCGCAAGCGGAAAAAGGCGCCGGGGCCGCCGGGGGAGGGCGCGCTGTTCGTCAACGACTACTCGGATGGGCCCTGCACCTTCGCGCAGCTCGAGGAGCTCCGCGACGAGCGAGGCCACGAGATGTTCGTCATCGACCGCTCCAAGCCGCTCTTCGCGGAGGGCCCGACGGAGGCGGCCGACGGCGCGGCTACCGGGCCGGGGCAGGGCCTCCCGCTGCAGCCGCCCGCAGCCTATGAAATTCACTGCTGA
- the C4H8orf82 gene encoding UPF0598 protein C8orf82 homolog, with product MWQACGALRTGALALARSPGTRACGGGGDISYTQGQAPEPRTREYFYYVDHQGQLFLDDSKMKNFITCFKDPQFLVTFFSRLRPNRSGRYEASFPFLSPCGRERNFLRCEDRPVVFTHLLASGPEPPRLSYCGGGEALAVPFEPARLLPLAANGRLYHPAPERAGGVGLVRSALAFELSACFEYPPGASALPSHVRWQGRRLALTMDLAPLLLTPRP from the exons ATGTGGCAGGCATGCGGAGCGCTCCGGACCGGCGCCCTGGCCTTGGCGCGGTCCCCAGGGACCCGGGCCTGCGGTGGAGGCGGGGACATCTCCTACACGCAGGGCCAGGCCCCAGAGCCCCGGACGCGAGAGTATTTTTATTACGTGGATCATCAGGGCCAG CTTTTCCTGGATGACTCCAAAATGAAGAACTTCATCACCTGCTTCAAAG ACCCACAGTTCCTGGTCACCTTCTTCTCCCGCCTGAGACCCAACCGCAGCGGTCGCTACGAggcctctttccccttcctctcgCCCTGCGGCAGGGAGCGCAATTTCCTGCGCTGCGAAGACCGGCCCGTGGTCTTCACGCACCTGCTGGCCTCGGGCCCCGAGCCCCCGCGTCTCTCCTACTGCGGCGGCGGTGAGGCCCTGGCCGTGCCCTTCGAGCCGGCGCGTCTGCTGCCCCTGGCAGCCAATGGGCGCCTCTACCACCCGGCGCCGGAGCGTGCGGGCGGCGTGGGCCTGGTGCGCTCAGCCCTGGCCTTTGAGCTTAGCGCCTGCTTCGAGTATCCGCCCGGCGCGTCCGCGCTGCCCTCGCACGTGCGCTGGCAAGGCCGCCGCCTCGCCCTCACCATGGACCTGGCCCCGCTGCTGCTCACCCCGCGGCCCTGA